The following are from one region of the Coccinella septempunctata chromosome 7, icCocSept1.1, whole genome shotgun sequence genome:
- the LOC123317016 gene encoding uncharacterized protein LOC123317016 isoform X3, producing the protein MSDQLTDNLHNLNSWMNSRNLFLSPEKSRAIIFTKSGSIRSPPPPVMSGSTPIPWTTEHKYLGLHIESNLRWRKHVEMITGKISMANNIVKALCGKTWGAHPSVLMGVYKVLAVPHFDYGCLVYGRCSRELIERRFPEHTLAFTDASVSRAPDSVGYGVFFPSMAVELSGRLPDHWSIFDAELFAIGKAVSEASERKLRRLLVVSDSLSALEALKSNKFDSSVDIISMRVRNTLYVANSTGCAVSCIWVPSHSYIHANDVADRLANQGRYADTAPHIPGGPQTLWPRIKRDIRGSWIEDFLKSCISRGRIYSLYVNHHNFPLSPWFSKIDKPRRFLIAVLRLKSGHCLTPAHLHRIGVRDSPNCDCGALGDIPHIFLSCEKHVVRTKLLYDKLSVLDFPLPLNIYDAIFSTKLEVLELLMQFVRECGLTL; encoded by the exons ATGTCCGATCAGCTGACAGATAACCTTCATAACCTTAACTCCTGGATGAATTCTAGAAACCTTTTCCTGTCTCCAGAAAAGTCTAGGGCAATTATATTCACCAAGTCTGGGTCCATAAGAAGTCCTCCCCCTCCAGTAATGTCAGGAAGTACACCGATTCCTTGGACTACAGAGCATAAATATCTTGGTCTGCACATTGAAAgtaatctccgatggagaaaaCACGTGGAAATGATTACAGGTAAAATCTCAATGGCCAACAACATCGTGAAGGCCTTATGTGGGAAGACATGGGGCGCTCATCCCTCTGTACTCATGGGAGTTTACAAGGTATTGGCTGTTCCACACTTTGATTATGGATGCTTGGTATACGGTAGATGTTCCAGAGAG CTAATTGAGAGACGATTCCCGGAACATACACTGGCCTTTACGGATGCCTCAGTTTCTCGTGCACCAGACTCAGTAGGCTATGGAGTGTTCTTCCCATCAATGGCAGTGGAGTTGTCTGGTCGGTTGCCGGACCACTGGTCCATATTTGATGCTGAACTCTTTGCAATCGGAAAGGCGGTCTCAGAGGCGTCGGAAAGAAAGCTAAGAAGGCTGTTGGTGGTGTCGGACTCACTCAGTGCATTGGAAGCCTTAAAATCCAACAAATTTGACTCTAGTGTGGACATAATCTCAATGAGAGTCAGAAACACCCTATATGTGGCCAATTCGACAGGATGTGCAGTTAGCTGCATATGGGTTCCCAGTCATTCCTACATCCACGCCAATGATGTGGCAGACAGACTAGCCAATCAGGGTCGTTATGCAGATACGGCACCCCACATCCCAGGGGGCCCCCAAACTCTTTGGCCTAGAATTAAGAGAGACATTAGAGGATCATGGATTGAGGATTTCTTAAAATCGTGTATTTCCAGAGGTAGAATATATTCCCTTTATGTTAACCACCATAATTTTCCCCTCTCCCCATGGTTTTCCAAAATTGATAAACCCAGACGATTCCTTATTGCAGTCTTACGCTTAAAATCGGGACACTGCCTCACTCCAGCCCACCTTCACAGGATCGGTGTCAGGGACTCACCGAACTGTGATTGCGGAGCTTTGGGTGATATCCCCCACATCTTTCTCTCCTGTGAGAAACATGTGGTGAGGACAAAGCTTTTGTATGACAAACTTTCTGTACTTGATTTCCCCCTTCCGTTGAATATATATGACGCCATTTTTTCTACTAAGCTGGAGGTGTTGGAGTTGCTTATGCAGTTTGTAAGAGAGTGTGGTTTGACTTTGTAG
- the LOC123317016 gene encoding uncharacterized protein LOC123317016 isoform X1, whose protein sequence is MSDQLTDNLHNLNSWMNSRNLFLSPEKSRAIIFTKSGSIRSPPPPVMSGSTPIPWTTEHKYLGLHIESNLRWRKHVEMITGKISMANNIVKALCGKTWGAHPSVLMGVYKVLAVPHFDYGCLVYGRCSREVMLKLDRAQYAILRSALSMLKSTPTNILLFESLQPPLYLRRRWLATKYVSKALRVRQHPVLELIGDASDLRHLWFNELIPPFIAAIENLKNEDRIHRSETIPFFSVPLAVKAHQIRVYNSGLPKSALSNQHDFLQLIERRFPEHTLAFTDASVSRAPDSVGYGVFFPSMAVELSGRLPDHWSIFDAELFAIGKAVSEASERKLRRLLVVSDSLSALEALKSNKFDSSVDIISMRVRNTLYVANSTGCAVSCIWVPSHSYIHANDVADRLANQGRYADTAPHIPGGPQTLWPRIKRDIRGSWIEDFLKSCISRVQQDEEDCRFVFQIVIKRVSVPLILGLFCKTPAPSGPGIKLLQTHY, encoded by the exons ATGTCCGATCAGCTGACAGATAACCTTCATAACCTTAACTCCTGGATGAATTCTAGAAACCTTTTCCTGTCTCCAGAAAAGTCTAGGGCAATTATATTCACCAAGTCTGGGTCCATAAGAAGTCCTCCCCCTCCAGTAATGTCAGGAAGTACACCGATTCCTTGGACTACAGAGCATAAATATCTTGGTCTGCACATTGAAAgtaatctccgatggagaaaaCACGTGGAAATGATTACAGGTAAAATCTCAATGGCCAACAACATCGTGAAGGCCTTATGTGGGAAGACATGGGGCGCTCATCCCTCTGTACTCATGGGAGTTTACAAGGTATTGGCTGTTCCACACTTTGATTATGGATGCTTGGTATACGGTAGATGTTCCAGAGAGGTAATGTTGAAGCTTGATAGAGCGCAGTACGCTATTTTAAGGTCAGCACTTTCTATGCTCAAGTCCACCCCTACCAACATATTACTTTTTGAAAGTTTGCAACCCCCCCTTTATTTAAGACGACGCTGGTTGGCGACTAAATATGTTTCCAAGGCTCTACGGGTGAGACAACACCCGGTTCTGGAGCTTATAGGCGACGCATCGGATCTGAGGCATCTATGGTTTAACGAACTTATTCCACCATTTATAGCGGCGATAGAGAACCTCAAAAATGAGGACCGCATCCATAGATCCGAAACAATTCCTTTTTTTTCTGTCCCTCTTGCGGTGAAAGCGCATCAAATACGAGTATACAACTCGGGACTCCCCAAGTCAGCACTCTCTAATCAACATGACTTTTTGCAGCTAATTGAGAGACGATTCCCGGAACATACACTGGCCTTTACGGATGCCTCAGTTTCTCGTGCACCAGACTCAGTAGGCTATGGAGTGTTCTTCCCATCAATGGCAGTGGAGTTGTCTGGTCGGTTGCCGGACCACTGGTCCATATTTGATGCTGAACTCTTTGCAATCGGAAAGGCGGTCTCAGAGGCGTCGGAAAGAAAGCTAAGAAGGCTGTTGGTGGTGTCGGACTCACTCAGTGCATTGGAAGCCTTAAAATCCAACAAATTTGACTCTAGTGTGGACATAATCTCAATGAGAGTCAGAAACACCCTATATGTGGCCAATTCGACAGGATGTGCAGTTAGCTGCATATGGGTTCCCAGTCATTCCTACATCCACGCCAATGATGTGGCAGACAGACTAGCCAATCAGGGTCGTTATGCAGATACGGCACCCCACATCCCAGGGGGCCCCCAAACTCTTTGGCCTAGAATTAAGAGAGACATTAGAGGATCATGGATTGAGGATTTCTTAAAATCGTGTATTTCCAGAG TTCAACAAGACGAGGAAGATTGTCGCTTTGTCTTCCAGATAGTCATCAAGAGAGTATCCGTTCCACTGATCCTGGGATTGTTCTGCAAGACTCCTGCGCCCTCAGGACCTGGGATCAAATTGCTCCAGACTCACTACTGA
- the LOC123317016 gene encoding uncharacterized protein LOC123317016 isoform X2, translating into MSDQLTDNLHNLNSWMNSRNLFLSPEKSRAIIFTKSGSIRSPPPPVMSGSTPIPWTTEHKYLGLHIESNLRWRKHVEMITGKISMANNIVKALCGKTWGAHPSVLMGVYKVLAVPHFDYGCLVYGRCSREVMLKLDRAQYAILRSALSMLKSTPTNILLFESLQPPLYLRRRWLATKYVSKALRVRQHPVLELIGDASDLRHLWFNELIPPFIAAIENLKNEDRIHRSETIPFFSVPLAVKAHQIRVYNSGLPKSALSNQHDFLQLIERRFPEHTLAFTDASVSRAPDSVGYGVFFPSMAVELSGRLPDHWSIFDAELFAIGKAVSEASERKLRRLLVVSDSLSALEALKSNKFDSSVDIISMRVRNTLYVANSTGCAVSCIWVPSHSYIHANDVADRLANQGRYADTAPHIPGGPQTLWPRIKRDIRGSWIEDFLKSCISRDSHQESIRSTDPGIVLQDSCALRTWDQIAPDSLLNLGA; encoded by the exons ATGTCCGATCAGCTGACAGATAACCTTCATAACCTTAACTCCTGGATGAATTCTAGAAACCTTTTCCTGTCTCCAGAAAAGTCTAGGGCAATTATATTCACCAAGTCTGGGTCCATAAGAAGTCCTCCCCCTCCAGTAATGTCAGGAAGTACACCGATTCCTTGGACTACAGAGCATAAATATCTTGGTCTGCACATTGAAAgtaatctccgatggagaaaaCACGTGGAAATGATTACAGGTAAAATCTCAATGGCCAACAACATCGTGAAGGCCTTATGTGGGAAGACATGGGGCGCTCATCCCTCTGTACTCATGGGAGTTTACAAGGTATTGGCTGTTCCACACTTTGATTATGGATGCTTGGTATACGGTAGATGTTCCAGAGAGGTAATGTTGAAGCTTGATAGAGCGCAGTACGCTATTTTAAGGTCAGCACTTTCTATGCTCAAGTCCACCCCTACCAACATATTACTTTTTGAAAGTTTGCAACCCCCCCTTTATTTAAGACGACGCTGGTTGGCGACTAAATATGTTTCCAAGGCTCTACGGGTGAGACAACACCCGGTTCTGGAGCTTATAGGCGACGCATCGGATCTGAGGCATCTATGGTTTAACGAACTTATTCCACCATTTATAGCGGCGATAGAGAACCTCAAAAATGAGGACCGCATCCATAGATCCGAAACAATTCCTTTTTTTTCTGTCCCTCTTGCGGTGAAAGCGCATCAAATACGAGTATACAACTCGGGACTCCCCAAGTCAGCACTCTCTAATCAACATGACTTTTTGCAGCTAATTGAGAGACGATTCCCGGAACATACACTGGCCTTTACGGATGCCTCAGTTTCTCGTGCACCAGACTCAGTAGGCTATGGAGTGTTCTTCCCATCAATGGCAGTGGAGTTGTCTGGTCGGTTGCCGGACCACTGGTCCATATTTGATGCTGAACTCTTTGCAATCGGAAAGGCGGTCTCAGAGGCGTCGGAAAGAAAGCTAAGAAGGCTGTTGGTGGTGTCGGACTCACTCAGTGCATTGGAAGCCTTAAAATCCAACAAATTTGACTCTAGTGTGGACATAATCTCAATGAGAGTCAGAAACACCCTATATGTGGCCAATTCGACAGGATGTGCAGTTAGCTGCATATGGGTTCCCAGTCATTCCTACATCCACGCCAATGATGTGGCAGACAGACTAGCCAATCAGGGTCGTTATGCAGATACGGCACCCCACATCCCAGGGGGCCCCCAAACTCTTTGGCCTAGAATTAAGAGAGACATTAGAGGATCATGGATTGAGGATTTCTTAAAATCGTGTATTTCCAGAG ATAGTCATCAAGAGAGTATCCGTTCCACTGATCCTGGGATTGTTCTGCAAGACTCCTGCGCCCTCAGGACCTGGGATCAAATTGCTCCAGACTCACTACTGAACTTGGGTGCATAG